One Vicingus serpentipes DNA window includes the following coding sequences:
- the porU2 gene encoding putative type IX secretion system sortase PorU2 produces the protein MKKVNSYYIILLLMLSSFGLFAQPYYNNWINYSQQYYKFKIAETGLFRIDATSLINAGIPIASIDPRNIQIFGRGQEIPLYIEGENDGVFDVNDFIEFYAQHNDGWFDEDFYGGSSNHPNPYYSLINDTAAYFITWNNSITNSRVILENDTNYLSYTPKQFFTKQYIEDYHSSYFTGKTLVIGGASENLFGYDPTEGWFDNVFSLGQTRTKTIATPNIYDNGLTANIAAVVLGASNYAPVINDHHLQVQLGSQVLDTIYEGYEKIDISFSIPTSEINLSNNVSFKSINDLGSTVDRQTIAYVKFEYPHSVDLNGANLFDNLFVEDDLGQPKSYYQFSNLSGSGNIVFYDLTNQKRIKVNQSGGTYNCLIPNSGNQKKCIIGFASEIDTVSFIEPVNGSGFFTDYNSINLDTAFIIITHPKLLNEANNYAAYRLTNFNNPENAVVFNIEELYDQFAYGIEQHPYAIRGFVDFILDNWTSTPKYLFLLGKSVKSTSTRNSSLNFEKNLVPSFGHPASDMMLTAGLNGTIHQSPIPMGRLAALSETEVQWYLNKIVDYENPIPNPLTSPNGETDWMKKVLHFAGGQSISDANLFMAYLNGFKNTLEDTLFGGDVYSFAKSTSAPIQISMTDSINQFIANGVSLMTFFGHASATGGFDQNIDEAANWPEQNGKYPFLLGNACLAGDIHLPTANSISEDYVLIEDKGVIGFLASVDFGLSSYLNSYSSEFYKNLSYKNYGGSVGEHIKNTIEYVQGAGSNIYVTSTVLGMTLHGDPSVVINSFPKPDYMINQNSVYFTPSVVTSDLDSFEVNIVIANLGRSTNSNIIVELTRIFPNSSFNDTIYLKTIPGVDYKDTITFTLPVDVIRGLGTNTFSVYVDALNQVDEIHETNNQVTTQLNILSGEIIPIFPYKYAIVPNQNLTLTASTALPFEPSKNYRFEVDTTDYFNSPLKQSTIINQSGGIISWSPSLLQNMSDSTVYFWRVGKDSVDATGYGWRKMSFQYIKDKSGWGQAHFFQFEPDEFQFLKHNRSTRRFEFVPNIKELKVTTKVANGLSEFWDIGYKIDGFTIGNNGWLASSSIHVAVMDSLSVDYWRSDERDFGHVNYGITKPGFFIFRQNDPVQMTALANMLNDSIPQNNYVAIWSFYSTGFSSYATLPNDVRTAFQNLGAINLPAIQDSLAFILFAQKGNPASAIEIIADSTEQDYMTLNKTITTTSNYANIYSETFGPATSWDSLSWRVNNLEYPSKDSSILNVFGVDNAGNETLLINNLPTDSSDILINDNVDASVYPYLRLNAFLSDDSLYTAPQLNRWQVTYADIPEAALDPKIYFQFYNDTVQEGENIQLSIVIKNISDVDMDSLLISFSVLDRNNNIHTLPYPRQKPLLVDSVIIASIQFSTIGFQGLNKLLVDVNPNNDQLEKYHFNNVAEIPFYVGRDNVNPILDVTFDGVHILNGDIVSPKSEIVIELTDENQYLALDDTTDYSVYLTRPSDGEKRIYFNQSGVQKMSFIPASLPKNKSKIIFPGDFPVDGTYKLRVQANDKSDNQSGRVDYTIDFEVVNQSSITNILNYPNPFSTATKFVFTLTGSEIPTVFKIQIMTITGKVVREIHKDEFGPIRIGRNISEFTWDGTDTYGDRLANGLYLYKVFTKIDSDNIDHRDTSADNYFKKGLGKMYLFR, from the coding sequence TTGAAAAAAGTCAATTCATATTATATTATTTTATTGTTGATGCTAAGCTCTTTTGGGCTTTTTGCACAACCCTATTATAATAATTGGATTAACTATTCTCAACAATATTATAAGTTTAAAATTGCTGAAACCGGGCTGTTTCGCATAGATGCAACCTCGCTAATTAATGCTGGAATTCCAATAGCATCAATTGACCCTAGAAATATTCAGATTTTTGGAAGAGGACAAGAAATTCCTTTATACATAGAAGGAGAAAATGATGGTGTTTTTGATGTGAATGATTTTATAGAGTTTTATGCTCAACATAATGATGGTTGGTTTGATGAAGATTTTTATGGAGGATCATCAAATCATCCCAACCCTTATTATAGTTTAATTAATGATACAGCTGCTTATTTTATTACCTGGAATAATTCGATTACAAATTCAAGGGTAATTTTGGAAAATGACACAAATTATTTGTCTTATACACCAAAACAATTTTTCACTAAGCAGTATATAGAGGATTATCATTCGTCTTATTTTACAGGTAAAACACTTGTAATTGGAGGCGCTTCTGAAAATTTATTTGGTTACGACCCTACAGAAGGTTGGTTTGATAATGTTTTTAGTCTAGGGCAAACTAGAACTAAAACGATTGCAACGCCAAATATTTATGATAATGGATTAACGGCAAATATAGCAGCAGTTGTGCTTGGTGCATCAAATTATGCACCGGTAATAAACGACCATCATTTACAAGTTCAATTAGGCTCACAGGTTTTAGATACGATTTATGAAGGGTATGAGAAAATTGATATTTCGTTTAGTATTCCCACTTCAGAAATTAATTTATCTAACAATGTAAGTTTTAAAAGTATAAATGATTTAGGGAGCACTGTAGATAGACAAACAATAGCATATGTTAAGTTTGAATATCCTCATTCAGTCGACTTAAATGGAGCGAATTTATTTGATAACCTTTTTGTTGAAGATGATTTAGGTCAGCCTAAGTCATATTATCAGTTTTCTAATTTATCTGGTTCAGGGAATATTGTTTTTTATGACTTAACAAATCAAAAACGAATTAAAGTTAACCAAAGCGGAGGAACTTATAATTGTTTAATTCCGAACTCTGGAAATCAAAAAAAGTGTATAATCGGATTTGCTTCTGAGATAGATACAGTTTCTTTTATTGAGCCAGTTAATGGTAGTGGGTTTTTTACAGATTATAATTCAATTAATCTAGATACCGCATTTATTATCATTACCCATCCAAAACTGTTAAATGAAGCAAACAACTATGCTGCATATAGGTTAACTAATTTTAATAATCCAGAAAATGCAGTTGTTTTTAATATTGAAGAACTATATGATCAATTTGCTTATGGAATAGAACAACATCCTTATGCTATAAGAGGATTTGTTGATTTTATTCTAGATAATTGGACTTCAACACCTAAGTATTTATTTTTATTAGGAAAATCAGTAAAATCAACTAGTACTAGAAATAGTAGTTTAAATTTTGAAAAAAACTTAGTGCCTTCATTTGGACATCCTGCATCCGATATGATGTTAACTGCCGGCCTAAATGGAACCATACATCAATCACCAATACCTATGGGAAGGTTAGCTGCTTTATCAGAAACTGAAGTGCAATGGTATTTAAATAAAATTGTAGATTATGAAAATCCCATTCCAAACCCTCTTACCTCGCCAAATGGTGAAACAGATTGGATGAAAAAGGTATTACATTTTGCTGGAGGACAGTCAATTTCTGATGCTAATTTATTTATGGCCTATTTAAACGGATTTAAAAACACGCTTGAAGATACGCTGTTTGGGGGAGATGTTTATTCTTTTGCAAAATCAACTTCTGCGCCTATTCAAATCTCTATGACGGATTCAATTAATCAATTTATTGCAAATGGGGTCTCTCTAATGACATTTTTTGGTCATGCATCAGCAACAGGAGGATTTGATCAAAATATTGATGAAGCTGCTAATTGGCCAGAACAAAATGGGAAATACCCATTTTTATTAGGGAATGCCTGTTTGGCTGGAGATATTCACTTGCCAACGGCAAATAGTATAAGCGAAGACTATGTGTTAATTGAAGATAAGGGGGTTATCGGTTTTCTAGCTTCTGTTGATTTTGGGTTGTCTTCTTATTTAAATAGTTATTCTTCAGAGTTTTATAAAAATTTAAGTTATAAAAATTATGGAGGATCTGTTGGCGAGCATATAAAAAATACAATTGAGTATGTGCAGGGGGCTGGAAGTAATATATATGTTACATCTACTGTTCTAGGAATGACTTTACATGGAGACCCTTCTGTGGTAATTAATTCTTTTCCTAAACCTGATTACATGATTAATCAAAATTCGGTTTACTTTACACCGTCAGTTGTAACATCGGATTTAGATTCGTTTGAAGTCAATATTGTTATTGCAAACCTTGGTAGATCAACAAACTCAAATATTATAGTAGAGTTAACTCGAATATTTCCTAATTCATCATTTAATGACACTATTTATTTGAAGACAATACCTGGTGTAGATTACAAAGACACCATTACGTTTACATTGCCCGTTGATGTAATTAGGGGATTAGGAACAAATACTTTTAGTGTTTATGTTGATGCTTTAAATCAAGTTGATGAAATACATGAAACAAATAATCAAGTAACTACACAGTTGAATATTTTGTCAGGAGAAATTATTCCAATCTTTCCTTATAAATATGCAATTGTTCCAAACCAGAACTTAACATTAACAGCATCTACTGCATTACCATTTGAACCATCAAAGAATTATAGATTTGAAGTTGATACCACAGATTATTTTAATAGTCCTTTAAAGCAAAGTACAATCATAAATCAGTCTGGGGGTATAATATCATGGTCGCCAAGTTTATTGCAAAATATGTCAGATAGTACAGTTTATTTTTGGAGAGTAGGAAAAGATTCTGTTGATGCAACTGGTTATGGCTGGCGAAAGATGTCATTTCAATATATTAAAGATAAATCTGGATGGGGGCAAGCACATTTTTTTCAATTTGAACCTGACGAATTTCAATTTTTAAAACATAATAGATCAACAAGAAGATTTGAATTTGTTCCCAATATTAAAGAATTAAAGGTAACAACAAAGGTGGCCAATGGACTAAGTGAATTTTGGGATATAGGTTATAAAATTGATGGATTTACAATTGGAAATAATGGGTGGTTGGCTAGCAGTTCAATTCATGTTGCTGTTATGGATTCTTTGTCTGTTGATTATTGGCGATCAGATGAGAGGGATTTTGGGCATGTGAATTATGGAATTACAAAACCTGGGTTTTTTATTTTTAGACAAAATGATCCTGTTCAAATGACGGCATTGGCTAATATGCTAAATGATAGTATTCCTCAGAATAATTATGTTGCTATTTGGTCTTTTTACTCAACGGGATTTTCAAGTTATGCTACTTTACCAAATGATGTTAGAACTGCCTTTCAGAATTTAGGAGCCATAAATTTGCCTGCAATACAAGATAGTTTGGCATTTATTTTATTTGCTCAAAAAGGTAATCCAGCTTCAGCTATTGAAATAATAGCTGACTCTACAGAGCAAGACTATATGACGTTAAATAAAACAATAACAACCACGTCGAATTATGCTAATATTTATTCTGAAACATTTGGTCCAGCAACAAGTTGGGACTCATTATCATGGAGAGTAAATAATTTAGAATATCCATCAAAAGATAGTTCTATTTTAAATGTTTTTGGAGTTGATAATGCAGGTAATGAAACACTATTAATTAATAACTTGCCAACTGACTCTTCAGATATTTTGATTAATGACAATGTAGATGCATCGGTTTATCCTTATTTAAGACTGAATGCATTTTTATCAGATGATTCTTTATATACCGCTCCTCAATTAAATAGATGGCAAGTTACTTATGCCGATATTCCAGAAGCTGCTTTAGATCCTAAAATATATTTTCAGTTTTATAACGATACTGTTCAAGAAGGAGAAAATATACAATTAAGTATAGTTATAAAAAATATTAGTGATGTTGATATGGATAGTTTATTAATATCATTTTCCGTTTTAGATAGAAATAATAATATTCATACTTTACCATATCCTAGACAAAAACCACTTTTGGTTGATAGTGTTATTATTGCTTCTATTCAGTTTTCGACAATTGGATTTCAAGGCTTGAACAAGTTATTGGTAGATGTAAACCCAAATAATGATCAATTAGAAAAATACCATTTTAATAATGTTGCAGAAATTCCTTTTTATGTGGGAAGGGATAATGTTAATCCAATTTTAGATGTTACTTTCGATGGTGTTCATATTTTAAATGGAGATATTGTTTCGCCAAAATCAGAAATAGTAATAGAACTAACCGATGAAAATCAATATTTAGCCTTAGATGATACAACTGATTATTCTGTTTATTTAACAAGACCAAGTGATGGCGAAAAACGAATTTACTTTAACCAGTCAGGTGTTCAAAAAATGAGTTTTATTCCAGCATCATTACCTAAAAATAAATCTAAAATAATATTTCCAGGCGATTTTCCGGTTGATGGTACTTATAAGTTGAGAGTACAAGCAAATGATAAGTCAGACAATCAATCAGGAAGAGTCGATTATACTATCGATTTTGAAGTTGTTAATCAGTCAAGCATTACAAATATTTTAAACTATCCAAATCCTTTTTCCACTGCAACTAAGTTTGTTTTTACGTTAACAGGAAGTGAAATTCCTACAGTTTTTAAAATACAAATAATGACCATTACAGGTAAAGTAGTAAGAGAAATTCATAAAGATGAATTTGGTCCTATTAGAATAGGTAGAAATATTAGTGAATTTACCTGGGACGGAACAGATACTTATGGAGATAGATTAGCTAATGGATTATACTTGTATAAAGTATTTACAAAAATTGATTCAGATAATATTGATCATAGAGATACAAGTGCTGATAATTACTTTAAGAAAGGTCTTGGAAAAATGTACTTGTTTAGATGA
- a CDS encoding bifunctional folylpolyglutamate synthase/dihydrofolate synthase, translating into MTYQETLDYLFSQLPMYQRIGNAAYKVDLDNTIKLCALLGNPQDQFKSVHIAGTNGKGSTSHMLASVMQEADYKVGLYTSPHLKDFRERIKINGEMISEEDVVLFVEEYKSRFEKINLSFFEWTVGLAFYYFAKNKVDIAIIETGLGGRLDSTNVVKPEVSVITNIGIDHTQFLGDTLPKIAFEKAGIIKNNIPVVIGETQDEVKNVFVDTAKEKVTPIYFADNEIKNSIATSLKGEYQKKNVKTVLATLAELKKIGWKIAIENIERGLENVVKNTGLLGRWQTISHSPLIICDTGHNEAGVKEIVLQLNKTTYNNLHFVFGVVNDKSVDNILDLLPKSATYYLCQAKIPRALAIDELEILFKAKKLKYVKCESVINALNVAKKEALENDLIFVGGSTFVVAEVV; encoded by the coding sequence ATGACCTATCAAGAAACACTCGATTATTTATTCAGTCAGTTGCCAATGTATCAAAGAATTGGTAATGCTGCTTATAAAGTAGACTTAGATAACACCATAAAGCTTTGTGCTCTTCTAGGAAACCCTCAAGATCAGTTTAAAAGTGTTCATATTGCCGGGACTAACGGTAAAGGATCTACTTCACATATGTTGGCTTCAGTTATGCAAGAAGCTGATTATAAGGTTGGGTTATATACTTCTCCGCATTTAAAAGATTTTAGAGAGCGAATAAAGATTAATGGAGAAATGATTAGTGAAGAGGATGTAGTTCTTTTTGTAGAAGAATATAAGTCTCGTTTTGAAAAAATTAACCTTTCATTTTTTGAATGGACTGTTGGTTTAGCGTTCTATTATTTTGCCAAAAATAAAGTTGATATTGCAATTATAGAAACAGGGCTAGGAGGTAGATTGGATTCAACGAATGTAGTTAAACCTGAAGTTTCAGTAATTACTAATATAGGAATTGATCATACTCAATTTTTAGGAGACACTCTACCTAAAATTGCATTCGAAAAAGCAGGGATTATTAAAAATAATATACCCGTAGTTATAGGGGAGACGCAAGATGAAGTAAAAAATGTTTTTGTTGATACAGCAAAAGAAAAAGTTACACCTATCTATTTTGCTGATAATGAAATAAAGAATAGCATTGCAACCAGTTTAAAAGGGGAATATCAAAAAAAGAATGTTAAAACAGTTTTAGCAACCTTAGCTGAATTAAAGAAAATAGGGTGGAAAATAGCTATTGAAAATATTGAGAGAGGTTTAGAAAATGTAGTTAAAAATACTGGCTTGTTAGGTCGCTGGCAAACAATAAGCCATTCTCCACTTATAATTTGCGATACAGGACATAATGAAGCAGGAGTTAAAGAAATAGTGTTACAATTGAATAAAACAACTTATAATAACCTACACTTTGTTTTTGGAGTAGTTAATGACAAATCTGTAGATAACATATTAGATTTATTGCCAAAATCAGCTACTTACTATTTGTGTCAAGCTAAAATTCCAAGAGCCTTAGCTATTGATGAATTAGAAATTTTATTTAAAGCAAAAAAACTAAAGTATGTAAAATGTGAATCTGTAATAAATGCGTTAAATGTTGCAAAAAAAGAAGCTCTTGAAAATGATTTAATTTTTGTTGGAGGTAGTACTTTTGTTGTTGCGGAGGTCGTTTAG
- a CDS encoding DUF4421 family protein → MIKRITLLLTLIFSLINLGYSQVDFTLTTDSTDINDYYTEYPEKLLLKFGTTIKSNKLQIINNNSNQKAKFAPAATTSLGGGVNYKWFGLSLAFGLPSSSESNSKYGQTRRFDAQFNIYTNRFGVDAIFQNYQGFYLENPSAFTTWDKEEFPQLPYMQSASLGVGGYYFFNHKKFSYKAAYVRNTVQKKSAGSFLVGGYYSLDYAGFEEGAYDRDSITSFIPKDLPKNVIDSFDIKAFSSSSFGVSFGYTYTLVFWKKFFINLSLAPGFGAKNLKVFNSDGENDTKSGVVSRLTLRVASGYEGKHFLSGFTSYIRTADIEFNQYDISPSTSNVKFFVAKRFNVNKNK, encoded by the coding sequence ATGATAAAAAGAATTACTCTTCTTTTAACTTTAATTTTTAGTTTAATTAATTTGGGTTATTCTCAAGTCGATTTCACTTTAACTACAGATTCAACTGATATAAATGATTATTATACAGAATACCCTGAGAAATTATTGTTGAAATTTGGTACTACAATTAAATCTAATAAGCTTCAAATTATAAATAATAATAGTAATCAAAAAGCAAAGTTTGCTCCTGCAGCAACAACGAGTTTGGGAGGAGGAGTTAATTATAAATGGTTTGGACTTTCTTTAGCTTTTGGATTACCTAGTAGTTCAGAGAGCAATTCAAAATATGGTCAAACCCGAAGGTTTGATGCTCAATTTAATATTTATACTAATAGGTTTGGAGTAGATGCTATTTTTCAAAATTATCAAGGGTTTTATTTAGAAAATCCATCTGCATTTACTACTTGGGATAAAGAAGAGTTTCCTCAACTACCATATATGCAATCTGCGTCGTTAGGTGTCGGAGGTTACTATTTTTTCAATCATAAAAAGTTTTCGTATAAAGCTGCTTATGTTAGAAATACTGTGCAAAAGAAAAGTGCAGGTAGTTTTTTGGTTGGAGGCTATTATAGTTTAGATTATGCAGGTTTTGAAGAAGGAGCTTATGATAGGGACTCTATAACTAGTTTTATTCCAAAGGACTTACCAAAAAATGTTATTGATTCATTTGATATTAAGGCCTTTTCATCAAGTAGCTTTGGGGTTTCTTTTGGCTATACTTATACTTTAGTTTTTTGGAAAAAATTCTTCATAAATCTATCATTAGCTCCAGGTTTTGGGGCTAAAAATTTAAAAGTATTTAATAGTGATGGTGAAAATGATACAAAATCAGGAGTAGTTTCCCGTTTAACTTTAAGAGTAGCTTCAGGGTATGAGGGGAAGCACTTCTTGTCAGGATTTACTTCATATATTAGAACTGCTGATATTGAATTTAATCAATACGATATTAGTCCAAGTACTAGTAATGTTAAATTTTTTGTAGCTAAGCGCTTTAATGTAAATAAGAACAAGTAA
- the cysS gene encoding cysteine--tRNA ligase has translation MLSSNLHLYNSLTGKKEKFTPINPPHVGMYVCGPTVYSDAHLGNIRTFLTFDIVYRYLIHLGYNVRYVRNITDVGHLIDDADEGEDKIEKRARLEKIEPMEIVQKYTNGFHSTTNLFNLIPPSIEPTATAHIIEQIEMIQQIIDNGFGYEVNGSVYFDVKKYSSTHNYGELSGRKIDELLEQTRENLEGGNEKRFFADFAIWKKASKETIMKWNSPWGIGVPGWHLECSVMSTKYLGKEFDIHGGGMDLKFPHHECEIAQSVGADGINPVKYWMHGNMLTVNGSKMSKSLGNSFLPMELITGKHPLLDKGYSPMTVRFFFLQANYRSTVDFSNEALQASEKGLKRLMIAIENLDRIKASNNSSIEIDTIIANCKKSMDDDFNTPITIANMFDGVKTINLLIEEKETITKSDLEKLKNHFHTFVFEILGLKNEEINSNSDIADSVMEVVLNLRKNAKENKDYATADFIRDELGKINITIKDNPEGSIWNYEK, from the coding sequence ATGTTATCATCAAATCTTCACTTATACAATAGCCTGACAGGAAAAAAAGAAAAATTTACACCTATCAATCCTCCTCACGTTGGAATGTATGTTTGTGGACCTACAGTTTATAGTGATGCTCACTTAGGAAATATCCGTACATTTTTAACTTTTGACATTGTTTATCGATATTTAATTCACTTGGGCTATAATGTTAGATATGTAAGAAATATAACAGATGTAGGACACCTAATTGATGATGCTGATGAAGGAGAAGATAAAATAGAAAAAAGAGCTAGATTGGAAAAAATTGAACCTATGGAGATAGTTCAAAAATATACAAATGGGTTTCATTCTACTACAAATTTATTCAATTTAATTCCGCCTAGTATAGAACCTACTGCAACTGCTCATATTATTGAACAAATAGAAATGATTCAACAAATTATTGACAATGGCTTTGGATATGAAGTTAATGGTTCTGTTTATTTTGATGTAAAAAAATACAGCTCAACTCATAATTACGGAGAACTTTCTGGAAGAAAAATAGATGAACTATTAGAACAAACCAGAGAAAATTTAGAAGGCGGAAATGAAAAACGTTTTTTTGCTGATTTTGCAATATGGAAAAAAGCAAGTAAAGAAACTATAATGAAATGGAATTCTCCATGGGGAATTGGAGTTCCTGGATGGCATTTAGAGTGTTCTGTAATGAGCACCAAATATTTGGGTAAAGAATTTGACATTCATGGCGGAGGTATGGATTTGAAATTTCCTCATCACGAATGTGAAATTGCACAATCTGTTGGAGCAGATGGAATTAACCCAGTAAAATATTGGATGCATGGAAATATGCTTACAGTTAATGGATCGAAAATGAGTAAATCATTAGGAAATTCTTTTCTCCCAATGGAACTTATTACCGGGAAGCACCCTTTATTAGACAAAGGTTATTCTCCAATGACTGTTCGCTTCTTCTTTCTTCAGGCTAACTATAGAAGCACTGTTGATTTTTCAAACGAAGCACTTCAAGCATCTGAAAAAGGATTAAAACGATTAATGATTGCTATTGAAAATCTTGATCGAATAAAAGCTTCAAACAACTCTTCTATAGAGATAGATACTATTATAGCAAATTGTAAAAAAAGTATGGATGATGATTTTAATACTCCAATTACAATTGCAAACATGTTTGATGGCGTAAAAACAATCAATCTGTTAATTGAAGAAAAAGAAACTATTACCAAAAGTGATTTAGAAAAATTAAAAAATCACTTTCACACTTTCGTTTTCGAAATTTTAGGTTTGAAAAATGAAGAAATAAATTCTAATTCAGATATAGCAGATAGTGTTATGGAAGTAGTATTAAATCTAAGAAAAAATGCTAAAGAAAATAAAGATTATGCTACAGCTGATTTTATTAGAGATGAATTAGGAAAAATTAACATCACCATAAAAGACAATCCTGAAGGTTCAATTTGGAATTATGAAAAATAA
- a CDS encoding MotA/TolQ/ExbB proton channel family protein, which translates to MLSNFLLQINVAGTPALNEVENVVSEEKTLTIWQLVSSGGVGGAIIMIALLILSILAVYIIVERYLSIKKASKEDANFMNQIKDFILDGKIDAAQSLCKSNSSPVAKMIEKGISRIGKPLSDIGTAVENTAKLELNKLEKNLSTLATISGAAPMIGFLGTVIGMIMVFHKMASAGGNIDVEMLSEGIYTAMVTTVAGLIVGIVAYIGYNLLVAKMEKIVFIMEARTTEFLDILHEPAV; encoded by the coding sequence ATGTTATCTAACTTTTTATTACAAATAAATGTTGCTGGAACTCCTGCTTTAAATGAAGTAGAAAATGTAGTTTCAGAAGAAAAAACACTAACTATTTGGCAGCTTGTAAGTTCAGGAGGTGTGGGAGGGGCAATTATTATGATTGCGCTATTAATTCTTTCGATATTAGCAGTTTATATTATTGTTGAGCGCTATTTGTCAATTAAAAAAGCAAGTAAAGAAGATGCAAATTTTATGAATCAAATCAAAGACTTTATTTTGGATGGAAAGATAGATGCTGCACAGAGTTTATGCAAGAGCAATTCTTCTCCAGTTGCAAAGATGATAGAAAAAGGAATTAGTAGAATAGGAAAACCCTTAAGTGATATTGGTACTGCAGTTGAAAATACTGCAAAATTAGAACTGAATAAACTCGAAAAGAATTTATCAACCCTTGCTACAATTTCAGGTGCAGCTCCTATGATAGGTTTTTTAGGAACTGTAATAGGAATGATTATGGTGTTTCATAAAATGGCGTCAGCTGGTGGAAATATTGACGTAGAAATGCTTTCAGAAGGAATTTATACTGCTATGGTTACAACTGTTGCAGGACTTATAGTTGGAATTGTTGCCTATATAGGATATAACTTACTGGTTGCTAAAATGGAAAAAATTGTTTTCATTATGGAAGCTAGAACAACCGAATTTTTAGATATTTTACATGAACCTGCAGTATAA
- a CDS encoding ExbD/TolR family protein, which translates to MAIRSKNKVSTNFNMSSMTDIVFLLLIFFVITSTLISPNALKLLLPKSSSKTLSKQTVSVSITKDFQYFINQDAVSFDQIEPNLKQMLVGEVDPGIILHVEKSVPIEEAVKVMDIANRNKYKLVLATAPQ; encoded by the coding sequence ATGGCAATTCGATCAAAAAATAAAGTAAGTACTAATTTTAATATGTCGAGTATGACCGACATAGTGTTTTTGTTATTAATATTTTTTGTTATTACGTCAACCTTAATTAGTCCAAATGCATTAAAGTTACTTTTGCCTAAAAGTTCAAGTAAAACGCTAAGTAAACAAACGGTATCTGTTTCAATAACGAAAGATTTTCAATATTTCATTAATCAAGATGCAGTAAGCTTTGATCAAATTGAGCCCAATTTAAAACAAATGCTGGTTGGCGAAGTTGATCCAGGAATAATATTGCATGTTGAGAAAAGTGTTCCTATAGAAGAAGCGGTGAAAGTAATGGATATTGCTAATAGAAACAAATATAAGTTAGTATTAGCTACTGCTCCACAGTAA
- a CDS encoding M28 family peptidase: MKNKLLIIISTSIILFGCEGDKKKKETIVETEKPIEKKPIIAPDFNSDSAYFYVQQQVDFGPRFPNNEAHGKCADFLKDKLSSFGLNSFIQTGKATTFNKKAITIKNIIGEFKPELERRILLFAHWDSRPFADQDSKDMTKPILGANDGASGVGILLEVARQLTIQNPNIGVDIIFFDAEDYGEPSSGMTTQYNGDSWCLGSQYWAKNPHKPNYKAEYGILLDMVGSANANFTQEAISMNYAPNIVRKVWGKASELGHGNHFVSQQFGFQVTDDHKYINEIANIPSIDIIHFDRNTGSFHHSWHTHNDNMDVIDKNTLKAVGETLLGVILDENK, from the coding sequence ATGAAAAATAAATTATTAATTATCATCTCGACTTCTATTATTTTATTTGGTTGTGAAGGAGATAAAAAGAAAAAAGAAACAATAGTAGAAACTGAAAAGCCTATTGAAAAAAAACCAATTATTGCTCCTGATTTCAACTCAGATTCAGCATACTTTTATGTTCAACAACAAGTAGATTTTGGCCCACGATTTCCAAATAATGAAGCTCATGGTAAATGTGCTGACTTTTTAAAAGACAAACTATCTAGTTTTGGGTTGAATTCATTTATTCAAACTGGAAAAGCAACTACATTTAATAAAAAAGCAATAACCATAAAAAATATTATTGGAGAATTTAAACCTGAATTAGAACGAAGAATTTTATTATTCGCTCATTGGGATAGTCGTCCTTTTGCAGATCAAGACTCTAAAGATATGACTAAACCTATTTTGGGAGCTAATGATGGAGCTAGTGGTGTTGGAATTTTACTTGAAGTTGCAAGACAATTAACCATACAAAATCCAAATATTGGAGTAGATATTATATTTTTTGATGCAGAAGATTACGGTGAACCATCATCTGGAATGACAACACAATACAATGGTGATTCTTGGTGTTTGGGCTCTCAATATTGGGCTAAAAACCCACATAAACCAAACTATAAAGCTGAATATGGAATCCTATTAGACATGGTTGGTTCAGCAAATGCTAACTTTACTCAAGAGGCAATATCTATGAATTATGCGCCAAATATTGTTAGAAAAGTTTGGGGCAAAGCTTCAGAACTAGGTCACGGAAATCATTTTGTAAGTCAGCAATTTGGTTTTCAAGTTACTGATGATCATAAATACATAAACGAAATCGCTAACATTCCGAGTATAGACATTATTCATTTCGATAGAAACACAGGAAGCTTTCATCATTCTTGGCATACACACAATGATAACATGGATGTAATAGACAAAAACACCCTTAAAGCAGTTGGTGAAACCCTTCTGGGCGTGATTTTAGATGAGAATAAATAA